The DNA window GCTCGGATTAACTGCAAAACTTGTAGCGATGACTGCATTACTAGTTACAGCAATTTTATCAATAGCAACAGGAACATCATGGGGGACATTTGCGGCTTGTGCTCCTATTTTCTTATGGCTTAATCACATAGTCGGAGGCAGTGCTGTATTAACAATTTCGGCAATTGCGGGCGGTTCATGTTTTGGCGATAATATAGGCTTGATTTCAGATACTACAGTTGTGAGCTCGAATCTTCAGGGAGTAGCAATAGTTGACAGAGTCAGACATCAAGGCGTATGGTCGGCCTTATGCTTAATCGCCGGAGCAGCAGCATTTTATTTCGCAGCTGTAAATATGGGACTTCCTGACACTGTAGGCAATGCAAACGACGCAATCGCACAAATTCCCGCCTCAGTCTGGGACGCACTCAAAGAAAAACGGGAATCAGCTGTTACACTCTTGAATCAAGTCCGCGCCGGAGTGCCTTATTATATGGTAATTCCGTTAATATGCGTGTTAATTCTCGCAGCAATGGGAGTTAATACACTTGTTTGTCTCGGTGCTGGTATTCTAGGCTCATTAATTTGCGGCTATATTGCGGGAACAGTTACAGATTTTATGAAATTTCTTGATTTAGTGCAGTCAAGTTTTGCAGAGGCCGGAAGCTGGGTTATAGTCATGATGTTATGGATCGGGGCGTTCGGCGGAGTAATGGCAAAAATGGACGCTTTTGACGCTATAGCAAAAATAGTTATGAAATGTGTCCGCAGTGTCAAGCAATTAATGTTTGCTAACGGGTTATTATGTTTATTAGGAAATGTTGCACTTTGCGACGAAATGGCACAAATCGTTACAATCAGCCCTATAATCAAAAATTTAACGGAAAATAACGTAGTAGGCGATGACAAAGCCATGTATAAATTAGCTTTGAGGAATGCAACATTTGCCGACGCTATGGGAGTATTTGGCTCGCAGTTAATTCCGTGGCATGTATATTTAGTTTTCTTTGCGGGAATAGT is part of the Synergistaceae bacterium genome and encodes:
- a CDS encoding Na+/H+ antiporter NhaC family protein yields the protein MIALIKLSPVILLGILASKIGFGLDMLIAAPLALIYAILVGMFIGKIKFNDLMDSAIENLKHILIVFLILQMAYAVATCFMETGVAASVINMALSLGLTAKLVAMTALLVTAILSIATGTSWGTFAACAPIFLWLNHIVGGSAVLTISAIAGGSCFGDNIGLISDTTVVSSNLQGVAIVDRVRHQGVWSALCLIAGAAAFYFAAVNMGLPDTVGNANDAIAQIPASVWDALKEKRESAVTLLNQVRAGVPYYMVIPLICVLILAAMGVNTLVCLGAGILGSLICGYIAGTVTDFMKFLDLVQSSFAEAGSWVIVMMLWIGAFGGVMAKMDAFDAIAKIVMKCVRSVKQLMFANGLLCLLGNVALCDEMAQIVTISPIIKNLTENNVVGDDKAMYKLALRNATFADAMGVFGSQLIPWHVYLVFFAGIVEAVYPMATITIIDVILHNYLAWIAVLSMLLLTLTGLDRFIPLFGLPSEPEVQLRNQVSLAKQ